Proteins encoded together in one Streptomyces sp. TLI_171 window:
- a CDS encoding GNAT family N-acetyltransferase gives MRRFAGSDSFQGLTRLLHRAYAEHAEAGRIFFASYQSVEDTASRSSRGECWLAFQGTTLVGSVTVTAPYAVPGGYPAPASAGSFWQLAVDPAYRGTGLGQRLLALAEERIADLGGTEVVIDTSAEAVELVEWYRRRGYRPVGTWRWDVTNYESVVLQKDLAGAEKSR, from the coding sequence ATGCGACGCTTCGCCGGATCGGACTCGTTCCAGGGGCTGACAAGGCTGTTGCACCGTGCTTATGCCGAGCATGCTGAGGCTGGGCGAATATTCTTCGCGTCGTACCAGTCCGTGGAGGACACCGCGAGTCGATCCAGCAGGGGAGAGTGCTGGCTCGCTTTTCAAGGTACGACACTGGTGGGTTCGGTGACGGTGACGGCCCCATACGCAGTGCCTGGGGGATATCCGGCCCCGGCAAGCGCTGGCTCGTTCTGGCAACTGGCCGTAGATCCCGCGTATCGCGGAACCGGTCTTGGGCAGCGCCTGTTGGCCTTGGCGGAGGAGCGCATCGCTGACCTCGGCGGGACCGAAGTAGTCATCGACACGTCTGCCGAGGCAGTCGAGTTGGTGGAGTGGTATCGCCGACGGGGGTACAGGCCGGTCGGGACGTGGCGGTGGGACGTGACCAACTACGAGAGCGTGGTTCTCCAGAAGGACTTGGCCGGGGCCGAGAAGAGCCGCTGA
- the alaS gene encoding alanine--tRNA ligase, translated as MRSTQIRSTFLDFFTSRGHRQVPSSPLIPSDPTLLLANAGMNQFKPYFLGEVTPEYPRATTIQKCARTSDIDNVGRTNRHATFFEMMGNFSFGDYFKADAIAFAWELLTQGYNLEKDRLWITVYEDDDEAEQLWRRIGVPADRIQRLGMEDNYWSMGVPGPCGPCSEVNYDRGPAFGREGGPAVDGERYMEIWNLVFMQYQRGEGDKKGDFPILGELAQQSIDTGLGLDRLAAILQGVENVCTTDLLLPTLKTVQELASRDYPGTGEQKTSFQVVTEHARSIAFLIADGVLPAKDGRGYVLRRLMRRAIRHARLLGIDGPVLPATTASVIGNLGDVWPELRAQSALIEQVVAAEEESFTRTLTQGTRLLDAAITRTRTAGSTSLAGETAFELHDTYGFPVELTVEAARDAGLSVDEDRFATLLTEQQQRAKSGGKAKTAEALRRQDTYRELSARHGRTDFVGYDRLIAEATVLGVIADGTLAPGAEQGRTVEMVLDRSPFYAESGGQVGDTGTVRTADGAVLQVLDTKLGLEGFHVHTVRILDGELRTGQTAEALVDGPRRDAVARSHSATHVLHAMLRRTLGDHARQHGSLVDAGRLRFDFSHFSALDPTQLAALEALVNDHLLDDPDVRVWHATRSEAEAAGATALFGEKYGDHVRIVDIGDFSRELCGGTHVGHGSNAGPVRILGEASIGSNLRRIEALTGRDALTYYDTERRLLDELATLLGTRPKDAPEALRKRLDALATAQQELGRLRDTELRTRAGQLAASARTVTGGRIITEKVTGLGPEELRTLAAHTADLLGTDRAVVVLGTEHDGKALLAAAITRTLHDTGTQASQLLLPAARTVGGGAGGKGPVASAGGRHTGALDEALAVAARDGAQVLGQ; from the coding sequence ATGCGCTCGACGCAGATCCGCTCCACCTTCCTGGACTTCTTCACCTCCCGCGGCCACCGCCAGGTCCCGTCCAGCCCGCTGATCCCCTCCGACCCGACGCTGCTGCTGGCCAACGCCGGCATGAACCAGTTCAAGCCCTACTTCCTGGGCGAGGTCACCCCGGAGTACCCGCGCGCCACCACCATCCAGAAGTGCGCCCGCACCTCCGACATCGACAACGTCGGCCGCACCAACCGGCACGCCACGTTCTTCGAGATGATGGGCAACTTCTCCTTCGGCGACTACTTCAAGGCCGACGCCATCGCCTTCGCCTGGGAACTCCTCACCCAGGGATACAACTTGGAGAAGGACCGGCTCTGGATCACCGTCTACGAGGACGACGACGAGGCCGAGCAGCTCTGGCGCAGGATCGGCGTCCCCGCCGACCGCATCCAGCGCCTGGGCATGGAGGACAACTACTGGTCGATGGGCGTCCCCGGACCGTGCGGGCCCTGCTCCGAGGTCAACTACGACCGCGGACCGGCCTTCGGGCGCGAGGGCGGCCCCGCCGTCGACGGCGAGCGTTACATGGAGATCTGGAACCTCGTCTTCATGCAATACCAGCGCGGCGAGGGCGACAAGAAGGGTGACTTCCCGATCCTCGGCGAACTCGCCCAGCAGAGCATCGACACCGGCCTCGGCCTCGACCGCCTCGCCGCGATCCTCCAGGGCGTCGAGAACGTCTGCACCACCGACCTGCTCCTGCCCACCCTCAAGACCGTCCAGGAACTCGCCAGCCGCGACTACCCCGGCACCGGCGAGCAGAAGACCTCCTTCCAGGTCGTCACCGAGCACGCCCGCTCGATCGCCTTCCTGATCGCCGACGGCGTGCTGCCCGCCAAGGACGGCCGCGGCTACGTCCTGCGCCGCCTGATGCGCCGCGCGATCCGCCACGCCCGACTGCTCGGCATCGACGGCCCGGTCCTGCCCGCCACCACCGCGAGCGTCATCGGCAACCTCGGCGACGTCTGGCCCGAACTGCGTGCCCAGTCCGCGCTGATCGAGCAGGTCGTCGCCGCCGAGGAGGAGTCCTTCACCCGCACCCTCACCCAGGGCACCCGGCTGCTGGACGCCGCCATCACCCGCACCCGCACCGCGGGCTCGACCTCCCTCGCAGGGGAGACCGCCTTCGAACTGCACGACACCTACGGCTTCCCCGTCGAGCTGACCGTCGAGGCCGCCCGCGACGCCGGCCTGAGCGTCGACGAGGACCGCTTCGCCACCCTGCTCACCGAGCAGCAGCAGCGCGCCAAGTCCGGCGGCAAGGCCAAGACCGCCGAGGCCCTGCGCCGCCAGGACACCTACCGCGAACTGTCCGCCCGCCACGGCCGCACCGACTTCGTCGGCTACGACCGCCTCATCGCCGAGGCCACCGTCCTCGGCGTGATCGCCGACGGCACCCTCGCGCCCGGCGCCGAGCAGGGCCGGACGGTCGAGATGGTGCTCGACCGCAGCCCCTTCTACGCGGAGTCCGGCGGCCAGGTCGGCGACACCGGCACCGTCCGCACCGCCGACGGCGCCGTGCTGCAGGTCCTGGACACCAAGCTCGGCCTGGAAGGCTTCCACGTCCACACCGTGCGCATTCTCGACGGCGAACTCCGCACCGGCCAGACCGCCGAGGCCCTCGTCGACGGCCCGCGCCGGGACGCCGTCGCCCGCTCCCACTCCGCCACCCACGTCCTGCACGCCATGCTCCGCCGCACCCTCGGCGACCACGCCCGCCAGCACGGCTCCCTCGTCGACGCCGGACGGCTCCGCTTCGACTTCTCCCACTTCTCCGCCCTCGACCCCACCCAGCTCGCCGCCCTGGAAGCCCTCGTCAACGACCACCTCCTCGACGACCCCGACGTCCGCGTCTGGCACGCCACCCGCTCGGAAGCCGAAGCCGCAGGAGCGACCGCCCTGTTCGGCGAGAAGTACGGCGACCACGTCCGCATCGTCGACATCGGCGACTTCTCCCGCGAACTGTGCGGCGGCACCCACGTCGGCCACGGCTCCAACGCCGGCCCCGTCCGCATCCTCGGCGAAGCCTCCATCGGCTCCAACCTCCGCCGCATCGAAGCCCTCACCGGCCGCGACGCCCTCACCTACTACGACACCGAACGCCGCCTCCTCGACGAACTCGCCACCCTCCTCGGCACCCGCCCCAAGGACGCCCCCGAAGCCCTGCGCAAGCGCCTCGACGCCCTCGCCACCGCCCAGCAGGAGCTCGGCCGCCTCCGCGACACCGAACTCCGCACCCGCGCCGGACAGCTCGCCGCGTCCGCCCGCACCGTCACCGGCGGCCGGATCATCACCGAGAAGGTGACCGGCCTCGGCCCCGAGGAACTCCGCACCCTGGCCGCCCACACCGCCGATCTCCTGGGCACCGACCGCGCCGTCGTCGTCCTCGGCACCGAACACGACGGCAAGGCCCTCCTCGCCGCCGCCATCACCCGCACCCTCCACGACACCGGCACCCAGGCCAGCCAACTCCTCCTCCCGGCCGCGCGCACCGTCGGCGGCGGAGCCGGCGGCAAGGGCCCCGTGGCCAGCGCCGGCGGACGCCACACCGGCGCGCTCGACGAGGCCCTCGCGGTCGCGGCCCGAGACGGCGCTCAGGTCCTCGGCCAGTAG
- a CDS encoding HTTM domain-containing protein yields MSLHAAAVLRIGYGLLYLAFLLREFPHRDEIWGPGSPWTPALARQLFDQTGWFSVLTLSDSQAYFELCYAAALVTSALFMIGWRTRVVSILFAVLVASFHARAIFMTDGGDNLILLMALYLCFTSCGRRWSLDARRARLRSSPNQADSPSSSPGPSNLRRELLSVRRLLSTTLHNCAMFVIAAQVCIVYGSAGLYKVQGGTWQNGTALHYVVNLDLFRPWPALSLMVDSHPLLIAFATYMTVLLQVAFPFVLFGRLKYIVLTMLLGMHLGIAILMGLPLFSGAMIVADAVFLPDRFCRYPGELWRRTFRPAVAGDVGDSRRAGNSAVPPQPGSPTEATAHEETSRQRAEER; encoded by the coding sequence ATGTCCCTCCACGCGGCGGCGGTGCTGCGCATCGGGTACGGACTGCTCTACCTCGCCTTCCTGCTGCGAGAATTCCCGCACCGCGACGAGATCTGGGGCCCCGGATCCCCGTGGACGCCCGCCCTGGCGAGACAGCTCTTCGACCAGACCGGCTGGTTCAGCGTCCTCACCCTGTCCGACAGCCAGGCGTACTTCGAGCTCTGCTACGCGGCGGCTCTCGTCACGTCCGCGCTGTTCATGATCGGCTGGCGGACCAGGGTGGTGTCGATCCTGTTCGCCGTCCTGGTTGCCTCGTTCCACGCGCGAGCCATCTTCATGACGGACGGAGGAGACAACCTCATTCTCCTCATGGCCCTGTACCTGTGCTTCACATCATGCGGCCGACGCTGGTCCCTCGACGCGCGCAGGGCCCGCCTGCGGTCCTCCCCGAACCAGGCCGACAGCCCGTCATCCAGCCCCGGACCGTCTAACCTCCGACGCGAACTCCTGTCGGTCAGGCGGCTTTTGAGCACAACGCTGCACAACTGCGCCATGTTCGTCATCGCCGCCCAGGTCTGCATCGTCTACGGCTCCGCAGGCCTGTACAAGGTGCAGGGCGGCACATGGCAGAACGGCACCGCCCTCCACTACGTCGTGAACCTCGACCTCTTCCGGCCATGGCCCGCACTGTCACTCATGGTGGACAGCCACCCTCTGCTGATCGCCTTCGCCACGTACATGACCGTGCTGCTGCAAGTGGCCTTCCCGTTCGTCCTGTTCGGCAGGCTGAAGTACATCGTCCTGACGATGCTGCTCGGCATGCACCTGGGCATCGCGATCCTCATGGGACTTCCGCTCTTCTCCGGGGCCATGATCGTCGCGGATGCCGTATTCCTTCCCGACCGCTTCTGCAGGTACCCCGGAGAATTGTGGCGCCGCACGTTCCGGCCCGCGGTAGCCGGGGACGTAGGGGACTCGCGCCGCGCCGGGAACTCGGCCGTACCCCCGCAGCCGGGCTCGCCGACCGAGGCCACAGCGCATGAGGAGACGTCTCGGCAGCGGGCGGAGGAGAGATGA
- a CDS encoding HAD family hydrolase — MSRAVLFDLDGVLLDSQDTHLATLAGYAMTMLGRRVTTADLPAGAHLAPRDGVLAALGLDGPLHEEAWDAATATAGLRAEPFPFTIGTLTELRASGVATGLVTLRSRRRADWLLPPHLLALLGTVVCFEDAPPKPAPDGLLLALDRLGVDPQEAVFVGDTVLDVRATRAAGVRAVGVGWGYTEPEALARAGAEVVIHQPGGLASALLLLTGDRQPNDYAKRS; from the coding sequence GTGAGCCGCGCCGTCCTCTTCGACCTCGACGGCGTGCTGCTGGACAGCCAAGACACCCACCTCGCCACGCTGGCCGGATACGCGATGACGATGCTGGGGCGGCGGGTCACCACCGCCGACCTACCTGCCGGTGCGCACCTCGCCCCGCGCGATGGGGTGCTGGCGGCCCTCGGCCTCGACGGGCCGCTCCACGAGGAAGCCTGGGACGCGGCCACCGCCACCGCCGGCCTGCGCGCCGAGCCCTTCCCGTTCACCATCGGGACACTCACCGAGCTGCGCGCCTCCGGTGTGGCCACCGGGCTCGTCACCCTGCGCAGCCGCCGCCGGGCCGACTGGCTGCTCCCGCCCCACCTGCTCGCCTTGCTCGGCACGGTCGTCTGCTTCGAGGACGCCCCGCCCAAGCCCGCGCCCGACGGGCTGCTGCTCGCGCTCGACCGGCTCGGCGTCGACCCGCAGGAGGCCGTGTTCGTGGGCGACACGGTGCTCGACGTCCGTGCCACCCGGGCCGCGGGCGTCCGGGCCGTCGGTGTCGGCTGGGGCTACACCGAGCCCGAAGCCCTGGCCAGGGCGGGCGCCGAGGTGGTGATTCACCAGCCCGGCGGACTCGCCTCCGCACTGCTCCTCCTGACGGGCGACCGGCAGCCGAACGACTACGCCAAGCGATCTTGA
- a CDS encoding DUF5819 family protein, with product MESSRPRADGTITAPGPPRPLAAALAMAVALCLATSVVHVLLVFLYVAPPNQMSQYYSRQIDAWIYPLFEQNWRLFAPDPESVTRQISVRTTRTSPDGTAQIGEWFDLTAVDASDVEHNIFPSHTTQNMLRRAWTSYLELQGTDDNPHSARALMLQKYLRNIAVERAAAHQSGTFEAVQLRVITRPIAAPTTPGAPHPTTPAAVDTRYLPWWKVTPNGN from the coding sequence ATGGAGTCGAGCCGTCCACGGGCGGACGGCACCATCACCGCCCCGGGGCCGCCGCGCCCGCTGGCGGCGGCCCTGGCGATGGCCGTGGCGTTGTGCCTGGCAACGTCCGTCGTCCACGTGCTTCTGGTGTTTCTTTACGTCGCCCCACCGAACCAGATGTCGCAGTACTACAGCAGGCAGATCGATGCGTGGATCTACCCGTTGTTCGAGCAGAACTGGCGGCTTTTCGCTCCGGATCCGGAGTCGGTCACCAGGCAGATTTCTGTCAGGACCACAAGGACCTCACCGGACGGCACGGCTCAGATCGGCGAATGGTTCGACCTGACCGCCGTGGACGCCTCCGATGTCGAGCACAACATTTTCCCGAGTCACACGACGCAGAACATGCTGCGTCGCGCCTGGACCTCCTACCTCGAACTGCAAGGCACCGACGACAATCCGCACTCCGCGCGCGCTCTGATGTTGCAGAAGTACCTGCGCAACATTGCGGTGGAGCGAGCCGCCGCCCATCAGAGCGGCACGTTCGAAGCCGTCCAGCTGCGGGTGATCACGAGGCCGATTGCGGCGCCGACCACGCCCGGCGCCCCCCACCCGACAACGCCGGCCGCAGTCGACACCCGGTACCTGCCCTGGTGGAAGGTGACACCCAATGGGAACTGA
- a CDS encoding AAA domain-containing protein, producing the protein MKQPVLRADDPQVVRHTRDLVEFLREFVRSSYKPVRDCSKYKQVLWLAECPDEVIPAKPAASGVLFKVKHYPVRPAPTIPDVLQGWIEPQDVASAATGDPLLAEIGPGRGYAEDEDGNTYEIDEIAREDALDVLNAYGRWLPEWRRWAQREQAEEPYRQLHRRLYRMATQIQQEGEAFEAVLSTGLLALDRGSKRERVYRHVLTVPLMLAVDPVKLHITVSLSDGDSPRLEDGDFLDEAHGYTAQLLNALRSQVEEDTFHPLSTDALDVLRSWCERAFGMEHAARFDDSWSRPDETSPAEPRVSFTPAIVLRERGQGALVTFYDGIARRLAQPGTVSPLGLAQLLFQIEPEQRTGWAAGGAGGFEAALGPDPLFPLPVNRAQREVLSRLQKDTGVVVQGPPGTGKTHTIANLISALLADGKRVLVTSEKAQALKVLRDKIPQKLRQLCVLQGDFRYEGGDELGQSVRSLSHLSASVTTDQLAERIEGHQQDRSDLEKLQAELRADLRDLREAEWVEHPESAVAPGYSGRLAGIVELVSGRAASYGWLPELPAAASAHPPITAEDAQRLLGLVERHGFEVLTSRAFLCPAPESLPAPARFEELVRSLQAALEVSGGAHSEASLTMADRGEELIDTVIGLLDTAERALQQEGLPADPAMWQQDHWETTALVDGMADKRQQLWEGVRRHSARAMEVRDQLLGMPLMEVVLPQVSQTEEPHQRAAAREFAQYLRTNGQPGRWALKKPFHKQARPLLENCRVDGRVPRTAEEVEAVVVHLDLRECARQLQERWKAFSAPKAEGNSEAVLSELLDRYTLLQAVDSFTGAARAVHDALVKAGVKGLMVRSPEQWNEVRHTAEHAQLVLSARLAERELASLIESLPNPSGADVPELAEVHRAASNRDATAYARAVDAVGAAYLREADRRQAYELLTQLQEGLPELGRAFAASPTDPQWQGRFATLQQAWSWQLAKRFMDRMLSPGREPQLERELAEVEAQLKNTKEQLAADRALLHCLSRMTTRQKQALSAYATAMSHAGRGATAQGKRHLAAARSAMRDARGAVPAWVMPLRQVVEMLDPEPDAFDVVIVDEASQVGLSGLLLLWLAPRVIVVGDDKQCAPFYTGNKHDKINQKVDERLAGFTDWQRDGFNPKSNLYELLSARFTEVIRLTEHFRCMPEIIKWSSRQFYPDNELVPLRQYGADRLRPLEVVHVREGYCEGTRERLVNRPEAERLVGKLRELISDPAYAGRSFGVIVLRSGSQTRLLEDLIDAEIGPEASKRHDIRVGTAEQFQGDERDVILLSMVVDGNHTRALTGMNDGRRFNVAASRGRDQMWLFTSVTPDQLSSKDLRHSLLTYMQNPPALHPTPPTLAAVTSDERCDPFDSLFEQRVFLEIRRRGYHVLPQWEVAGKFIDLVVVGENARLAVECDGSPHHATSKKRQEDYERERDLRRAGWTFWRVRSSEFALAPDQALAPLWRKLAALDIQPGTAGFEQLASDGASTWNPVALYDEAQDAVADDEAADDEDLSTDDARGDLT; encoded by the coding sequence TTGAAGCAGCCAGTGCTGCGTGCGGATGATCCGCAGGTTGTGAGGCACACACGTGACCTCGTCGAGTTCCTACGGGAATTCGTGCGCAGTTCCTACAAGCCGGTGCGCGACTGTTCGAAGTACAAGCAAGTGCTCTGGCTCGCCGAATGCCCCGACGAGGTCATTCCCGCGAAGCCGGCAGCCAGTGGGGTGCTCTTCAAGGTCAAGCACTATCCGGTACGACCTGCGCCGACGATTCCCGACGTATTGCAGGGCTGGATCGAGCCGCAGGACGTGGCCTCCGCAGCAACCGGCGACCCGCTTCTGGCTGAGATCGGACCCGGCCGCGGCTACGCGGAGGACGAGGATGGCAACACCTACGAGATCGACGAGATCGCCAGGGAAGACGCCTTGGACGTGCTGAACGCCTACGGCCGCTGGCTTCCGGAGTGGAGGCGTTGGGCGCAGCGCGAGCAGGCGGAAGAGCCGTATCGGCAGCTGCACCGGCGCCTCTACCGCATGGCGACCCAGATCCAGCAGGAGGGAGAGGCCTTCGAGGCAGTCCTGAGTACCGGGCTGTTGGCCTTGGACCGGGGGAGCAAGAGGGAACGGGTGTACAGGCACGTCCTGACGGTCCCCTTGATGCTGGCTGTGGACCCGGTGAAGCTTCACATCACCGTCTCGCTGTCGGACGGGGACAGCCCGAGGCTGGAGGACGGGGACTTCCTGGACGAGGCCCACGGCTATACGGCGCAGTTGCTGAACGCGCTGCGGTCCCAGGTCGAGGAGGACACCTTCCACCCCCTGTCCACGGATGCCCTGGACGTGTTGCGTTCTTGGTGCGAGCGGGCTTTCGGCATGGAGCACGCGGCTCGCTTCGACGATTCCTGGAGCCGCCCGGACGAGACCTCCCCCGCCGAACCCCGCGTCTCGTTCACGCCGGCGATCGTTCTGCGCGAGCGCGGCCAGGGGGCGCTGGTCACGTTCTATGACGGCATCGCTCGCCGCTTGGCTCAACCGGGCACCGTGAGCCCTCTCGGGCTCGCACAGTTGCTGTTCCAGATCGAGCCCGAGCAAAGAACGGGCTGGGCGGCTGGAGGGGCGGGAGGTTTCGAGGCCGCGCTCGGACCGGATCCGTTGTTCCCGCTCCCGGTCAACCGAGCGCAGCGCGAAGTGCTGAGCCGGTTGCAGAAGGACACTGGGGTCGTGGTCCAAGGACCGCCGGGAACCGGCAAGACCCACACCATCGCCAACCTGATCTCGGCACTTCTGGCCGACGGCAAGCGGGTCCTGGTGACCAGCGAGAAGGCACAGGCACTGAAGGTCCTGCGCGACAAGATCCCGCAGAAGCTGCGCCAGCTCTGTGTACTGCAGGGGGATTTCAGGTACGAGGGCGGGGACGAACTCGGACAGTCCGTCCGGTCCCTGTCCCACCTCAGTGCTTCGGTGACGACCGATCAGCTCGCCGAGCGTATCGAGGGACACCAGCAGGACAGGTCTGACCTGGAGAAGCTGCAGGCCGAACTACGCGCGGACCTGCGTGATCTGCGGGAGGCCGAGTGGGTCGAGCACCCCGAGTCCGCAGTGGCACCGGGATACTCCGGACGGCTCGCAGGGATCGTCGAGCTGGTCTCCGGACGGGCTGCGTCCTACGGGTGGCTTCCCGAACTGCCAGCAGCCGCGTCTGCTCATCCGCCCATCACGGCCGAAGACGCCCAGCGTCTCCTCGGCCTCGTGGAACGTCACGGGTTCGAGGTGCTCACTTCGCGCGCCTTCCTGTGCCCTGCCCCTGAATCCCTGCCCGCTCCGGCTCGGTTCGAGGAACTCGTACGAAGTCTGCAAGCCGCTCTGGAGGTATCGGGCGGCGCGCACTCGGAAGCGTCGCTGACGATGGCGGACCGAGGAGAGGAGCTGATCGACACCGTCATCGGGCTCCTCGACACCGCCGAGCGGGCGCTCCAGCAGGAGGGACTGCCAGCAGATCCGGCGATGTGGCAGCAGGACCACTGGGAGACCACTGCGCTGGTCGACGGCATGGCTGACAAGCGTCAGCAGCTGTGGGAAGGGGTGCGCCGCCACTCCGCCCGCGCCATGGAGGTACGTGACCAACTCCTCGGCATGCCTCTGATGGAGGTCGTACTGCCGCAGGTGTCGCAGACCGAGGAACCGCACCAGCGGGCGGCTGCCCGCGAGTTCGCGCAGTACCTCAGGACGAACGGCCAGCCGGGCAGGTGGGCGCTGAAGAAGCCCTTCCACAAGCAGGCTCGTCCCCTGCTGGAGAACTGCCGCGTCGACGGCCGCGTCCCGCGGACGGCCGAAGAGGTGGAGGCCGTGGTCGTGCACCTCGATCTGCGGGAGTGCGCGCGACAGCTCCAGGAGCGCTGGAAGGCGTTCTCCGCTCCGAAGGCCGAAGGCAACTCCGAGGCGGTCCTGTCCGAGTTGTTGGACCGCTACACGCTGTTGCAGGCAGTTGACTCGTTCACCGGGGCGGCACGTGCCGTGCACGACGCTCTGGTGAAGGCAGGGGTGAAGGGGCTCATGGTGCGGTCCCCGGAGCAGTGGAACGAGGTACGCCACACGGCCGAGCACGCGCAGCTGGTGCTGTCAGCCAGGCTGGCGGAACGTGAACTCGCTTCCTTGATCGAGTCGCTTCCCAACCCGAGCGGTGCCGATGTACCCGAGTTGGCCGAAGTTCACCGCGCTGCGTCGAACCGTGACGCAACCGCGTACGCCCGGGCGGTCGACGCCGTGGGAGCTGCCTATCTGCGGGAAGCCGACCGCAGGCAGGCGTACGAGCTGCTCACGCAGTTGCAGGAGGGGCTGCCCGAACTCGGGCGCGCGTTCGCCGCGTCGCCCACCGACCCGCAGTGGCAAGGCCGGTTCGCCACGCTTCAACAGGCGTGGTCCTGGCAGCTGGCGAAGCGCTTCATGGACCGCATGCTGTCTCCGGGGCGGGAGCCGCAGCTCGAACGCGAGCTCGCAGAGGTCGAGGCCCAGCTCAAGAACACCAAGGAACAACTCGCTGCGGACCGGGCACTACTGCACTGCCTCAGTCGGATGACCACCAGGCAGAAGCAAGCCCTGAGCGCCTACGCAACTGCGATGTCGCACGCCGGCCGGGGTGCCACGGCACAGGGGAAGCGGCATCTGGCCGCGGCCCGGTCCGCGATGCGTGACGCGCGGGGAGCGGTGCCCGCGTGGGTCATGCCGCTGCGTCAGGTGGTCGAGATGCTGGATCCGGAACCCGACGCGTTCGACGTCGTCATCGTCGACGAGGCCAGCCAGGTCGGCTTGTCCGGGCTGCTGTTGCTGTGGTTGGCACCCCGGGTGATCGTCGTCGGCGATGACAAGCAGTGCGCACCGTTCTACACCGGCAACAAGCACGACAAGATCAACCAGAAGGTCGATGAACGGCTTGCCGGCTTCACCGACTGGCAGCGGGACGGCTTCAACCCGAAATCGAACCTGTACGAGTTGCTGTCCGCCCGCTTCACCGAGGTCATCCGGTTGACCGAGCACTTCCGTTGCATGCCGGAGATCATCAAGTGGTCCTCGCGGCAGTTCTACCCGGACAACGAGTTGGTCCCCCTGCGCCAGTACGGCGCCGACCGGCTGAGGCCCCTGGAAGTCGTCCACGTGCGCGAGGGCTACTGCGAGGGGACGCGCGAGCGCCTCGTCAACCGGCCTGAAGCGGAACGGCTGGTCGGCAAGCTGCGCGAGCTGATCAGCGACCCTGCGTACGCGGGGCGGAGCTTCGGCGTCATCGTGCTGCGGTCCGGTTCGCAGACGCGATTGCTGGAGGACCTGATCGATGCGGAGATCGGTCCTGAGGCGAGTAAGCGGCACGACATCCGAGTCGGAACTGCCGAACAGTTCCAGGGGGACGAGCGGGACGTGATCCTGCTCTCCATGGTGGTGGACGGCAACCACACCCGGGCACTGACCGGAATGAACGACGGCAGGCGCTTCAACGTCGCGGCGAGCCGTGGCCGTGATCAGATGTGGCTCTTCACCTCCGTGACTCCGGATCAGCTGAGCAGCAAGGATCTGCGGCACTCCCTGCTCACCTACATGCAGAACCCGCCGGCCCTGCACCCCACACCGCCGACCTTGGCGGCGGTCACTTCCGATGAAAGGTGCGACCCGTTCGACTCACTGTTCGAGCAGAGGGTCTTCTTGGAGATCAGGCGCCGCGGGTACCACGTCCTTCCCCAGTGGGAGGTAGCGGGCAAGTTCATCGACCTGGTCGTAGTCGGAGAGAACGCGCGGCTGGCCGTGGAGTGCGACGGCAGCCCTCACCACGCCACCAGCAAGAAGCGCCAAGAGGACTACGAGCGTGAGCGGGACCTGCGCCGTGCGGGATGGACGTTCTGGCGAGTGCGCAGCAGCGAGTTCGCGCTGGCACCCGACCAGGCTCTCGCCCCCTTGTGGCGCAAGCTAGCAGCGCTCGATATCCAACCGGGCACGGCTGGATTCGAACAACTCGCCTCTGACGGGGCGAGCACCTGGAACCCAGTGGCCTTGTACGACGAGGCACAGGACGCGGTTGCTGATGACGAAGCGGCCGATGACGAGGATCTGTCCACCGATGACGCCCGAGGAGACCTGACATGA
- a CDS encoding thiol-disulfide oxidoreductase DCC family protein, whose amino-acid sequence MSGTADTSEWVLAYDGDCAFCQATIDRIRRRAAPQIDAVPWQALPERLTAPHLPRLDREVLLFHNDTVHASGAHALARFVGSSPARRYQLAAAALSLPGVRTCARQVYALVAKNRQRMPGGTAFCALPRP is encoded by the coding sequence ATGAGCGGCACCGCCGACACCTCAGAATGGGTGCTGGCTTACGACGGGGACTGCGCCTTCTGCCAGGCCACGATCGACCGGATCCGCCGGCGGGCGGCACCGCAGATCGACGCCGTCCCTTGGCAGGCCCTGCCGGAGAGACTCACCGCCCCGCACCTGCCACGGCTGGACCGGGAAGTGCTCCTCTTCCACAACGACACGGTCCACGCGAGCGGAGCCCACGCGCTGGCCCGCTTCGTCGGCTCCTCACCGGCCCGCCGCTACCAACTGGCCGCAGCCGCGCTCAGCCTGCCCGGCGTACGCACCTGCGCCCGTCAGGTCTACGCCCTGGTGGCGAAGAACAGGCAACGCATGCCCGGCGGAACGGCCTTCTGCGCCCTGCCACGGCCTTGA